The Pseudomonas sp. DG56-2 genome contains a region encoding:
- the petA gene encoding ubiquinol-cytochrome c reductase iron-sulfur subunit, with amino-acid sequence MSNDGVNAGRRRFLVAATSVVGAAGAVGAAVPFVGSWFPSAKAKAAGAPVKVNIAKVEPGQQMIAEWRGQPVFIVRRTEEILGNLKKIAGDLSDPESKASVQPTYVNPENRAIKPEILVLVGLCTHLGCSPTFRPEVAPVDLGPKWVGGYFCPCHGSHYDLAGRVYKSQPAPLNLPVPPHSYESDDIIVVGVDQENA; translated from the coding sequence ATGAGCAATGACGGCGTCAATGCAGGCCGGCGTCGCTTCCTCGTAGCAGCCACATCCGTGGTGGGTGCTGCAGGAGCGGTGGGGGCTGCGGTCCCGTTTGTGGGGTCATGGTTCCCCAGTGCCAAGGCGAAAGCCGCAGGTGCACCGGTGAAGGTCAATATCGCCAAGGTTGAACCAGGCCAGCAGATGATTGCTGAGTGGCGCGGTCAGCCGGTCTTCATCGTCCGCCGCACCGAAGAGATCCTTGGTAACCTCAAGAAGATCGCTGGTGACCTCTCCGATCCTGAATCCAAGGCATCGGTTCAACCTACCTATGTCAACCCGGAAAACCGCGCCATCAAGCCGGAAATCCTGGTGCTGGTCGGTCTGTGCACTCACTTGGGCTGCTCGCCAACCTTCCGTCCCGAGGTCGCTCCGGTCGATCTGGGGCCCAAATGGGTCGGCGGTTACTTCTGCCCATGCCACGGTTCCCACTACGACCTGGCTGGCCGCGTCTACAAGTCCCAGCCGGCGCCGCTCAATCTGCCAGTGCCGCCGCACTCGTATGAGTCGGACGACATCATCGTTGTCGGCGTCGATCAGGAGAACGCGTGA
- a CDS encoding tryptophan--tRNA ligase, which translates to MTTRILTGITTTGTPHLGNYAGAIRPAILASREPGVDSFYFLADYHALIKCDDPQRIQRSRLEIAATWLAGGLDPERVTFYRQSDIPEIPELTWLLTCVAAKGLLNRAHAYKASVDKNLENGEDPDAGISMGLYSYPVLMAADILMFNANKVPVGRDQIQHVEMARDIGQRFNHLFGQGKEFFAMPEALIEESVATLPGLDGRKMSKSYDNTIPLFTSAKDMKDAISRIVTDSRAPGEAKDPDNSHLFTLFQAFATPDQAEVFRGELLQGLGWGEAKQRLFQLLDNQLSEPRERYHQLISRPADLEDILLAGAQKARKVATPFLEQLREAVGLRSFRSIELGVVQTKKKAVKAARFVSFREDDGSFRFRLLAADGEQLLLSRNFADGKTAGAVSKQLQQGGELDVRSEGLGFSLWLEGERVAEGPQLADEAARDAAIEGLRAALQPQQD; encoded by the coding sequence ATGACTACGCGCATCCTTACCGGTATCACCACCACGGGCACGCCTCACCTGGGCAACTACGCCGGTGCCATCCGCCCGGCGATCCTCGCCAGCCGTGAGCCGGGTGTCGACTCGTTCTACTTCCTGGCCGACTACCACGCCTTGATCAAGTGCGATGACCCGCAGCGCATTCAGCGCTCGCGTCTGGAAATCGCCGCGACCTGGCTGGCCGGTGGCCTTGACCCGGAACGCGTGACCTTCTATCGCCAGTCCGACATTCCTGAAATTCCTGAGTTGACCTGGTTGCTGACTTGCGTGGCGGCCAAAGGCCTGCTCAATCGCGCACACGCCTACAAGGCGTCGGTGGACAAGAACCTGGAGAACGGTGAAGACCCGGATGCCGGTATCAGCATGGGTCTGTACAGCTATCCGGTACTGATGGCTGCCGACATCCTGATGTTCAACGCCAACAAAGTGCCGGTCGGTCGCGACCAGATCCAGCACGTGGAAATGGCGCGTGATATCGGCCAGCGCTTCAATCACCTGTTTGGCCAGGGCAAGGAATTCTTTGCCATGCCTGAAGCACTGATCGAAGAAAGCGTGGCGACGTTGCCTGGCCTGGACGGACGCAAGATGTCCAAGAGCTACGACAACACCATCCCCTTGTTCACCAGCGCCAAGGACATGAAGGATGCCATCTCGCGCATCGTCACCGACTCCCGCGCGCCTGGCGAAGCGAAGGATCCGGACAACTCGCACCTGTTCACGTTGTTCCAGGCATTCGCAACGCCGGACCAAGCCGAGGTGTTCCGCGGCGAGTTGTTGCAGGGACTGGGGTGGGGTGAAGCCAAGCAACGCCTGTTCCAGCTGCTCGACAACCAGTTGAGCGAGCCGCGCGAGCGTTATCATCAACTGATCAGCCGTCCGGCAGATCTGGAAGATATTCTGCTGGCCGGTGCTCAAAAAGCCCGCAAGGTTGCCACACCATTTCTCGAGCAACTGCGCGAGGCCGTTGGCCTGCGCTCGTTCCGCAGTATCGAGCTGGGGGTTGTCCAGACCAAGAAAAAGGCCGTCAAGGCGGCGCGCTTTGTCAGTTTCCGTGAAGACGATGGCAGTTTCCGTTTCCGTCTGCTGGCAGCCGACGGTGAGCAACTGCTGCTGTCGCGCAATTTCGCCGATGGCAAAACCGCTGGCGCAGTCAGCAAGCAGCTGCAGCAGGGCGGCGAACTGGACGTGCGTAGCGAAGGCCTGGGCTTTAGCCTGTGGCTGGAAGGCGAGCGTGTTGCCGAGGGCCCGCAACTGGCCGACGAAGCTGCTCGCGACGCTGCAATCGAGGGCCTGCGCGCTGCCTTGCAACCTCAGCAGGACTGA
- the rpsI gene encoding 30S ribosomal protein S9 encodes MSATQNYGTGRRKTATARVFLRPGTGNISINNRSLDVFFGRETARMVVRQPLELTETTEKFDIYVTVIGGGVSGQAGAIRHGITRALMDYDETLRSALRKAGFVTRDAREVERKKVGLRKARKRPQYSKR; translated from the coding sequence ATGTCGGCGACTCAAAATTACGGCACTGGCCGTCGCAAGACCGCAACCGCTCGCGTTTTCCTGCGTCCAGGTACCGGTAACATCTCCATCAACAACCGTTCTCTGGACGTGTTCTTCGGTCGTGAAACCGCGCGCATGGTAGTACGCCAGCCGCTGGAACTGACCGAGACCACCGAAAAGTTCGACATCTACGTCACCGTTATCGGTGGTGGTGTCAGCGGCCAGGCCGGTGCAATCCGTCACGGTATCACCCGTGCACTGATGGACTACGACGAAACCCTGCGTAGCGCTCTGCGCAAAGCTGGCTTCGTTACCCGTGACGCTCGTGAAGTTGAGCGTAAGAAAGTGGGTCTGCGTAAAGCACGTAAGCGTCCTCAGTACTCCAAGCGTTAA
- the zapE gene encoding cell division protein ZapE has translation MTPLERYQADLKRPEFFHDAAQETAVRHLQRLYDDLIAAQNNKPGVFGKLFGKKEQAPVKGLYFWGGVGRGKTYLVDTFFEALPFQQKVRTHFHRFMKRVHEEMKTLKGEKNPLTIIAKRFADEARVICFDEFFVSDITDAMILGTLMEELFKNGVTLVATSNIVPDGLYKDGLQRARFLPAIALIKQNTEIVNVDSGVDYRLRHLEQAELFHFPLDEAAHESLRKSFRALTPECTQAVENDVLIVENREIRALRTCDDVAWFDFRELCDGPRSQNDYIELGKIFHAVLLSDVEQMSVATDDIARRFINMVDEFYDRNVKLIISAEVELKDLYTGGRLTFEFQRTLSRLLEMQSHEFLSRAHKP, from the coding sequence ATGACGCCCCTAGAACGATACCAAGCAGATCTGAAACGTCCCGAATTCTTCCATGACGCGGCGCAGGAAACTGCCGTGCGTCATTTGCAGCGCCTGTACGACGATCTGATCGCGGCGCAAAACAACAAGCCGGGCGTGTTCGGCAAGTTGTTTGGCAAGAAAGAGCAGGCACCGGTCAAAGGCTTGTACTTCTGGGGTGGGGTAGGGCGCGGTAAAACATACCTGGTCGATACGTTCTTCGAAGCGCTGCCGTTCCAGCAGAAAGTGCGCACGCACTTCCACCGCTTCATGAAGCGCGTGCATGAAGAAATGAAAACCCTCAAGGGGGAGAAGAACCCGCTCACTATTATCGCCAAACGCTTCGCCGATGAGGCGCGGGTGATCTGCTTCGACGAGTTCTTCGTTTCCGACATTACCGACGCGATGATCCTTGGCACCCTGATGGAGGAGCTGTTCAAGAACGGCGTGACCTTGGTCGCCACCTCCAACATTGTGCCGGATGGTTTGTACAAGGATGGTCTGCAGCGTGCGCGTTTCCTGCCAGCGATCGCCCTGATCAAGCAGAACACCGAAATCGTCAACGTCGATAGCGGCGTCGACTATCGCTTGCGTCACCTGGAGCAGGCCGAGCTGTTCCACTTCCCCCTGGACGAAGCTGCCCACGAGAGCCTGCGCAAGAGCTTCCGCGCGCTGACGCCAGAGTGCACCCAGGCGGTGGAGAACGACGTACTGATCGTCGAGAATCGCGAGATTCGCGCACTGCGTACCTGTGACGACGTGGCCTGGTTCGATTTCCGTGAATTGTGCGATGGCCCCCGTAGCCAGAACGACTACATCGAGCTAGGCAAGATTTTCCATGCCGTGTTGCTCAGTGACGTCGAGCAGATGAGTGTGGCCACCGACGACATCGCCCGCCGCTTCATCAACATGGTCGATGAATTCTACGACCGCAACGTCAAGCTGATCATCTCGGCTGAAGTAGAGCTCAAGGACCTGTACACCGGTGGTCGTCTGACCTTCGAGTTCCAGCGTACCCTTAGCCGTCTGCTGGAAATGCAATCCCACGAATTCCTCTCCCGCGCGCACAAGCCCTAA
- the rplM gene encoding 50S ribosomal protein L13: MKTFTAKPETVKRDWFVVDAAGQTLGRLATEIASRLRGKHKPEYTPHVDTGDYIVVINAEQIRVTGAKASDKMYYSHSGFPGGIKEINFEKLIAKAPERVIETAVKGMLPKNPLGRDMYRKLKVYAGATHPHTAQQPQELKI, translated from the coding sequence ATGAAAACTTTTACTGCTAAACCGGAAACAGTAAAGCGCGACTGGTTCGTAGTTGACGCCGCTGGTCAGACCCTGGGTCGTCTGGCTACCGAAATCGCTAGCCGTCTGCGTGGCAAGCACAAACCAGAATACACTCCTCACGTTGACACCGGCGATTACATCGTTGTCATCAACGCCGAGCAGATCCGTGTTACTGGCGCCAAAGCTTCGGACAAAATGTACTACTCCCACTCCGGCTTCCCGGGCGGTATCAAGGAAATCAACTTCGAGAAGTTGATCGCCAAGGCCCCAGAGCGCGTGATCGAGACCGCGGTTAAAGGCATGCTGCCTAAAAACCCACTGGGTCGCGACATGTACCGTAAGCTGAAAGTCTATGCGGGCGCTACCCACCCTCATACTGCTCAGCAGCCCCAAGAACTGAAGATTTAA
- a CDS encoding GlxA family transcriptional regulator has translation MASLRYSKQLGLGLQPMFETRLVSPDGLPARSFSDVLIPVDGPLEQADVIILPAFWDDFETLCQRYPQVLPWLREQHARGAVLCGEASGVFWLAESGLLDGKEATTYWRFFNQFAERFPKVTLNQDKHLTDADNLYCAGGTTSACDLYIYLIERFCGANVAQAVARDTLYEVQRNYTPGRIGFGGQKLHQDLIILQIQQWLEEHFADKFRFEDVARNHGMSIRNFMRRFQTATGDKPLHYLQRLRIETAKGLLSGSRKSIKTISYEVGYDDASFFARLFRQHTELSPNQYRQQFVQEAG, from the coding sequence CTGGCCAGCCTGCGCTATAGCAAGCAATTGGGCCTGGGCCTGCAACCGATGTTCGAAACCCGGCTGGTGAGCCCCGACGGCCTGCCTGCACGTAGTTTCAGTGATGTGCTGATCCCGGTTGACGGCCCGTTGGAACAAGCCGACGTGATCATCCTCCCAGCCTTCTGGGACGATTTCGAAACCCTTTGCCAGCGCTACCCCCAGGTCTTGCCATGGCTGCGCGAACAACACGCCCGTGGCGCCGTGCTCTGCGGTGAAGCGAGTGGTGTGTTCTGGCTGGCCGAGTCCGGCTTGCTCGACGGCAAGGAAGCGACCACCTACTGGCGGTTCTTCAATCAGTTTGCCGAGCGCTTCCCCAAAGTCACCCTGAATCAGGACAAGCACCTGACCGACGCCGACAACCTCTATTGTGCAGGCGGTACGACCTCGGCCTGTGACCTGTACATCTATTTGATAGAGCGATTCTGCGGCGCCAATGTGGCCCAGGCGGTCGCCCGCGACACCCTCTATGAAGTGCAGCGCAACTACACCCCAGGGCGCATCGGCTTCGGCGGACAAAAGCTGCACCAGGACTTGATCATTCTGCAGATCCAGCAATGGCTTGAAGAACACTTCGCCGACAAATTCCGCTTCGAAGACGTCGCGCGCAATCACGGCATGAGCATCCGCAACTTCATGCGCCGCTTCCAGACTGCAACCGGTGATAAACCGCTGCACTATCTGCAACGGCTACGGATCGAAACGGCCAAGGGATTGCTGTCGGGCTCGCGCAAAAGCATCAAGACCATCAGCTACGAAGTGGGCTACGACGACGCGAGCTTCTTTGCGCGACTGTTCAGGCAGCACACCGAACTTTCACCGAACCAGTATCGGCAACAGTTCGTCCAGGAAGCTGGATAA
- a CDS encoding alpha/beta hydrolase, protein MLIRETPVFIDGPVGQLEALYLDVADARGVVLLCHPNPVQGGTMTNKVVSMLQRTARDAGYITLRFNYRGVGASAGSHDMGSGEVDDAEAAATWLREKHPDLPLTLMGFSFGGFVAASLGGRLEAQGAALKHLFMVAPAVMRLKDHDALPQACALSVIQPETDEVIDPQIVYAWSDALPRPHELLKVAECGHFFHGKLTDLKDLVLPRLSN, encoded by the coding sequence TTGCTTATCCGCGAAACCCCCGTATTCATCGATGGCCCAGTCGGTCAATTGGAAGCTTTGTACCTGGACGTTGCCGACGCCCGAGGTGTGGTGCTGCTGTGTCACCCGAACCCCGTTCAGGGCGGAACCATGACCAACAAGGTTGTGTCGATGCTCCAGCGCACCGCCCGCGATGCCGGCTATATTACCCTGCGTTTCAACTACCGGGGTGTAGGTGCCAGTGCTGGCAGCCACGACATGGGCAGTGGCGAAGTGGATGATGCCGAGGCCGCAGCAACCTGGCTGCGGGAAAAGCATCCTGATCTACCGCTCACCCTGATGGGTTTTTCCTTTGGTGGTTTTGTCGCTGCCAGCCTGGGCGGCCGTCTCGAAGCGCAAGGCGCAGCGCTCAAGCACCTGTTCATGGTTGCCCCGGCAGTGATGCGTTTGAAAGATCACGACGCCTTACCACAGGCCTGCGCCTTGAGTGTAATACAGCCAGAAACCGACGAAGTGATCGACCCACAGATCGTCTATGCCTGGTCCGATGCACTGCCACGCCCCCATGAGCTGCTGAAAGTGGCAGAATGCGGACACTTTTTCCACGGCAAGCTCACCGACCTCAAGGATCTGGTGTTGCCGCGCCTTTCGAACTGA
- a CDS encoding YhcB family protein: MELSLLVWLLPTLALVVGVVVGFLVARLLPNAAPSSTQRQLDDIQERFDSYQNEVVTHFNSTAALVKKLTQSYQEVQDHLADGANRLALDELTRQRLLASLHSEAVQAPRDRLTPPKDTEVPRDYAPKAPNSPGMLDEHYGLKRN; encoded by the coding sequence GTGGAACTCTCGCTCTTAGTTTGGTTGTTGCCGACCCTGGCCCTCGTCGTGGGCGTTGTCGTTGGTTTCCTGGTCGCGCGCTTGCTGCCCAATGCTGCGCCAAGCAGCACTCAGCGGCAGCTGGATGATATTCAGGAACGTTTCGATAGCTACCAGAATGAGGTGGTTACCCACTTCAACAGCACGGCTGCATTGGTCAAGAAACTGACCCAAAGTTACCAGGAAGTTCAGGACCATCTGGCCGATGGCGCCAACCGCCTGGCCCTGGACGAATTGACCCGTCAGCGTCTGCTGGCCTCTTTGCACTCTGAAGCGGTGCAGGCCCCTCGTGACCGCCTGACCCCACCGAAGGACACTGAAGTACCACGAGACTACGCGCCAAAGGCACCTAACTCGCCGGGCATGCTCGATGAGCACTACGGGCTAAAGCGCAACTAA
- the mdeB gene encoding alpha-ketoglutarate dehydrogenase: MSLVPGEGVQRRDSDAQADSDPGETAEWLDALDSTLQHCGPERARFLLEQLEVHARELGLERGAQPFSAYRNTISVEHQGAYPGDLEMDERITSILRWNALAMVVRANHAYGDLGGHIASYASAAEIFEVGFQHFFQGESGAQRRSADLVFFQPHSAPGIYARAFLEGRLSEEQLANYRQEVAGKGLCSYPHPWLMPDFWQFPTGSMGIGPLNAIYQARFMRYLHHRQLLDTSTRHVWGVFGDGEMDEPESIAGLTLAAREQLDNLTFVVNCNLQRLDGPVRGNGQIIQELESLFTGAGWNVIKVLWGTEWDALFARDTQHVLLRQLAATPDGQFQNLGAKDGAYNLEHFFNQHPGLQKLVEHMSSDEINALKRGGHDFRKLYAAFAAAKACKGRPTVILAKTKKGYGMSSAGESRMTAHQAKKLDIQALLAFRDRFHLPLSDSQVEQLQFYRPADESAEMRYLRERRAALGGPLPARRSDVPAVPVPALQVMGGFALQAEGKEMSTTMAAVRMLSAWLKAPELGQRVVPIVADEARTFGMASLFRQIGIYSPQGQCYEPEDAGSLLSYKESRDGQLLEEGITEAGAISSWVAAATSYAVHGEPMLPVYIYYSMFGFQRVGDLIWAAADQRARGLLLGATAGRTTLGGEGLQHQDGSSLVMASMVPNCRAWEPCFAGELAVILEYASRRMLTEQQDEFHYVALMNENYPQPSLPEQVHQEVLRGMYRYLEQRVTDAKGQVRLLGSGAILREVIAASELLAADWQVESEVFSVTSFSELAREARGIERSSRLGQIAENTSHLQRCLRGNAPVIAATDYVRAWPQLIAEYVQAPYVTLGTDGFGRSDTRQQLRRFFEVDRFSIVLASLHSLVRQGGIERGVLDQALERYGHREADAPWHS; encoded by the coding sequence ATGAGCCTGGTACCCGGTGAAGGCGTGCAGCGCCGTGACAGTGATGCGCAGGCCGACAGTGACCCCGGCGAGACTGCCGAGTGGCTTGATGCGCTGGATTCGACCCTGCAGCACTGTGGCCCTGAGCGAGCACGCTTTTTACTCGAACAGTTGGAAGTGCACGCCCGTGAGTTGGGGTTGGAGCGTGGTGCCCAGCCCTTCTCGGCGTATCGCAACACAATATCGGTGGAGCATCAGGGCGCCTATCCAGGTGACCTTGAGATGGATGAGCGCATCACCAGTATCCTGCGCTGGAACGCTCTGGCTATGGTCGTGCGGGCCAATCATGCCTATGGCGATCTTGGCGGGCACATCGCCAGTTATGCGTCGGCGGCAGAAATCTTCGAAGTGGGTTTCCAGCATTTCTTTCAAGGTGAATCCGGGGCGCAGCGGCGCAGTGCCGACCTGGTGTTCTTCCAGCCGCATTCGGCGCCTGGAATTTATGCGCGGGCTTTTCTTGAAGGTCGCTTGAGTGAGGAACAATTGGCCAACTACCGCCAGGAGGTGGCGGGTAAGGGCTTGTGTTCATATCCACACCCCTGGCTCATGCCCGACTTCTGGCAATTTCCCACAGGGTCCATGGGCATAGGCCCACTCAATGCTATCTACCAGGCGCGATTCATGCGCTATTTGCATCACCGCCAACTTCTCGATACCAGCACCCGGCATGTCTGGGGTGTGTTCGGCGATGGTGAAATGGACGAGCCGGAATCCATCGCTGGCCTGACCCTGGCTGCCCGCGAGCAACTGGATAACCTCACGTTTGTAGTCAACTGTAACCTGCAGCGGCTGGACGGCCCCGTGCGCGGCAACGGGCAGATCATTCAGGAACTCGAATCCTTGTTCACCGGGGCTGGGTGGAACGTGATCAAGGTGCTTTGGGGCACCGAGTGGGATGCGCTGTTTGCCCGCGACACCCAGCACGTGTTGCTGCGTCAACTGGCCGCCACTCCGGATGGACAGTTTCAGAACCTGGGGGCCAAGGATGGGGCCTACAACTTAGAGCACTTTTTCAATCAACACCCTGGCTTGCAGAAACTGGTCGAGCACATGAGCTCGGATGAGATCAATGCGCTCAAGCGTGGTGGTCATGATTTTCGCAAGCTGTATGCAGCTTTTGCCGCGGCCAAGGCCTGCAAGGGGCGGCCAACCGTGATTCTGGCCAAGACCAAGAAAGGCTATGGCATGAGCAGCGCCGGCGAGTCGAGGATGACCGCGCACCAAGCCAAGAAGCTTGATATCCAGGCCTTGCTGGCTTTTCGTGATCGTTTCCACCTGCCCCTCAGTGACAGCCAGGTAGAGCAGTTGCAGTTTTATCGCCCCGCCGATGAGAGCGCCGAAATGCGTTACTTGCGCGAGCGTCGCGCTGCTCTGGGCGGGCCTTTGCCCGCGCGACGCAGTGACGTGCCTGCGGTGCCGGTGCCTGCGCTGCAGGTCATGGGTGGCTTCGCTTTGCAGGCCGAAGGCAAGGAAATGTCTACCACCATGGCGGCTGTGCGCATGCTCAGTGCCTGGCTCAAGGCGCCCGAACTGGGGCAGCGGGTCGTGCCTATCGTTGCCGACGAAGCGCGAACCTTTGGCATGGCCAGCCTGTTCCGCCAGATCGGCATCTACTCACCTCAGGGACAGTGTTATGAACCTGAAGATGCTGGCTCTCTGCTGTCCTATAAGGAGTCCCGGGACGGACAATTGCTGGAGGAGGGCATCACCGAAGCGGGCGCGATTTCCTCCTGGGTGGCGGCGGCAACTTCCTATGCGGTGCATGGCGAGCCGATGCTGCCGGTGTACATCTACTACTCGATGTTCGGTTTCCAGCGTGTTGGCGACCTGATCTGGGCTGCCGCCGACCAACGTGCCCGCGGCCTGTTGCTGGGGGCTACGGCCGGTCGTACGACCCTGGGCGGCGAAGGGCTGCAGCATCAGGACGGTTCGAGCCTGGTCATGGCTTCGATGGTGCCCAACTGTCGGGCCTGGGAGCCGTGCTTTGCCGGCGAGCTGGCGGTGATTCTCGAGTATGCCTCGCGGCGCATGCTCACCGAACAGCAAGACGAGTTCCATTACGTTGCGCTGATGAACGAAAACTATCCACAGCCGTCCCTGCCTGAGCAGGTGCATCAAGAGGTGTTGCGCGGCATGTACCGTTACCTAGAGCAGCGCGTGACCGATGCCAAAGGACAGGTTCGCCTGCTGGGTTCAGGCGCGATTCTGCGTGAAGTGATCGCCGCCAGTGAGTTGCTGGCTGCTGATTGGCAGGTAGAAAGTGAGGTGTTCAGCGTCACCAGCTTCAGTGAGCTGGCGCGTGAGGCGCGGGGTATCGAGCGCAGCAGCCGGTTGGGGCAGATCGCTGAAAATACCAGTCATTTGCAACGTTGCCTGCGCGGCAATGCGCCGGTCATCGCCGCCACCGACTATGTGCGTGCCTGGCCGCAGTTGATTGCCGAATATGTACAGGCTCCCTACGTTACTTTGGGCACTGATGGTTTTGGACGCAGCGATACCCGTCAGCAGTTACGGCGCTTTTTCGAAGTAGATCGCTTCAGTATCGTCCTGGCCAGTCTGCATAGTCTGGTACGCCAGGGTGGGATCGAACGCGGGGTGCTGGATCAAGCACTGGAGCGCTATGGTCATCGGGAAGCAGATGCGCCCTGGCACAGCTAA
- a CDS encoding NADP(H)-dependent aldo-keto reductase — MDYRQLGRTDLNVSALCLGTMTWGEQNDQAQAFLQIERAKAAGINFIDTAEMYPVPPRPETCTATERFIGNWFKTHGDRADWILASKVAGPGNGISHIRDGQLKHNRQHIVAALDASLKRLQTDWIDLYQLHWPERSTNFFGKLGYQHLPQDHFTPLEETLEVLDEQVKAGKIRHIGLSNETPWGTMKFLQLAESRGWSRAVSIQNPYNLLNRSFEIGLAEIAIREQCGLLAYSPLAFGMLSGKYENGARPANSRLTLFSRFSRYSNPQTVAACSRYVKLARDHGLDPAQMALAFVTRQPFVTSNIIGATTLEQLQSNLDSFALTLCDELLAGIEAIHQDHPNPAP; from the coding sequence ATGGACTACCGCCAACTGGGTCGTACCGACCTCAATGTCAGCGCGTTGTGCCTGGGTACCATGACCTGGGGCGAGCAGAATGATCAGGCCCAAGCCTTTCTCCAGATCGAACGCGCCAAGGCGGCCGGCATCAATTTCATCGATACTGCCGAGATGTATCCGGTGCCACCGCGCCCAGAGACCTGCACCGCAACCGAGCGCTTCATCGGTAACTGGTTCAAGACGCATGGCGATCGCGCCGACTGGATCCTGGCGAGCAAGGTCGCCGGCCCCGGCAACGGCATCAGCCATATCCGTGATGGTCAGCTCAAGCACAACCGCCAGCATATCGTTGCGGCCCTGGACGCCAGCCTCAAGCGCCTGCAAACCGACTGGATCGACCTGTATCAATTGCACTGGCCGGAGCGCAGCACCAACTTCTTCGGCAAGCTGGGTTACCAGCACTTGCCACAGGATCACTTCACCCCGCTGGAAGAAACCCTGGAAGTGCTCGACGAGCAGGTAAAAGCCGGCAAGATCCGCCACATTGGCCTGTCCAACGAAACGCCATGGGGCACCATGAAGTTTCTGCAACTGGCCGAGAGCCGTGGCTGGAGCCGTGCGGTGTCGATACAAAACCCCTACAACCTGCTCAACCGCAGTTTCGAAATAGGCCTGGCGGAAATTGCCATACGCGAGCAATGCGGCTTGCTGGCCTACTCGCCACTGGCCTTCGGCATGCTTTCAGGCAAGTACGAGAACGGTGCCCGACCAGCAAACAGCCGCCTGACCCTGTTCAGTCGCTTTTCGCGCTACTCCAACCCGCAGACGGTCGCGGCCTGCAGCCGCTACGTGAAGCTTGCGCGTGACCATGGCCTGGACCCGGCGCAAATGGCCCTGGCCTTTGTTACCCGCCAGCCCTTCGTCACCAGCAACATCATTGGCGCGACCACTTTGGAGCAACTGCAAAGCAACCTGGACAGCTTTGCGCTGACGCTTTGCGATGAGTTGCTGGCAGGTATAGAAGCCATTCACCAAGATCATCCCAACCCCGCTCCCTGA